One window of the Pyrus communis chromosome 17, drPyrComm1.1, whole genome shotgun sequence genome contains the following:
- the LOC137723643 gene encoding transcription factor bHLH61-like isoform X1, which translates to MSSKERKKAALYEKLLQLRAATNSSALNKTSIIVDASKYIEELKRKVDAMSQGVGTSQNSITQNPLPAQVTVETLEKGFQIHVLSEKNCPGLLVSILEAFEELGLDVLDARVSCSDTFQLEAVGEAADSIDAQAVKEAVLQAIQTWSTSSEQD; encoded by the exons ATGAGTTCTAAGGAACGAAAGAAAGCAGCTCTGTATGAGAAATTGCTGCAACTTCGTGCTGCCACTAATTCCAGTGCT CTGAACAAAACTTCAATTATTGTTGATGCATCCAAGTATATCGAGGAGTTGAAGCGCAAAGTGGACGCAATGAGCCAAGGCGTTGGAACTTCCCAGAATTCAATTACCCAAAATCCATTACCCGCG CAGGTTACAgttgaaaccctagaaaaggGTTTCCAAATTCATGTGTTGTCGGAAAAGAATTGCCCCGGTTTGCTAGTCTCCATTCTCGAAGCCTTTGAGGAGCTCGGCCTCGATGTGCTGGATGCTAGGGTTTCTTGTTCAGACACTTTCCAACTAGAAGCTGTTGGAGAA GCGGCGGATAGCATAGATGCTCAGGCGGTGAAAGAAGCAGTCTTGCAAGCTATTCAAACTTGGAGCACAAGCAGTGAGCAAGATTAA
- the LOC137723643 gene encoding transcription factor bHLH61-like isoform X2, producing MSSKERKKAALYEKLLQLRAATNSSALNKTSIIVDASKYIEELKRKVDAMSQGVGTSQNSITQNPLPAVTVETLEKGFQIHVLSEKNCPGLLVSILEAFEELGLDVLDARVSCSDTFQLEAVGEAADSIDAQAVKEAVLQAIQTWSTSSEQD from the exons ATGAGTTCTAAGGAACGAAAGAAAGCAGCTCTGTATGAGAAATTGCTGCAACTTCGTGCTGCCACTAATTCCAGTGCT CTGAACAAAACTTCAATTATTGTTGATGCATCCAAGTATATCGAGGAGTTGAAGCGCAAAGTGGACGCAATGAGCCAAGGCGTTGGAACTTCCCAGAATTCAATTACCCAAAATCCATTACCCGCG GTTACAgttgaaaccctagaaaaggGTTTCCAAATTCATGTGTTGTCGGAAAAGAATTGCCCCGGTTTGCTAGTCTCCATTCTCGAAGCCTTTGAGGAGCTCGGCCTCGATGTGCTGGATGCTAGGGTTTCTTGTTCAGACACTTTCCAACTAGAAGCTGTTGGAGAA GCGGCGGATAGCATAGATGCTCAGGCGGTGAAAGAAGCAGTCTTGCAAGCTATTCAAACTTGGAGCACAAGCAGTGAGCAAGATTAA